A region from the Coffea eugenioides isolate CCC68of chromosome 9, Ceug_1.0, whole genome shotgun sequence genome encodes:
- the LOC113782955 gene encoding uncharacterized protein LOC113782955 → MPKGSKKRKAEKKKKEQEALSHNQSHNHQTQPQSAVSHTHENDDKESEGEEVSSPASQDHSSHQHQFIDGEKEDVKKVEDSSHVQLSGEKSKSIEEHKDNGVAVEEPKAEESVVQIEKEPKPAGELNGNSISEERVKIQKESGNGVASESLDGESTLEVEKELKRFEKVNASVEHVEPQKEHNDGVLTERRNDECRFIDKTNVVVDSSPFGSSAEAVNSFCEGLAEVPNPIPVGEVYGSVAEPDSDTVPEEKISRDSSSPGHSLLTSNVVTEMHENGKKDVAVMDQNDRSLPVLVDLGLENKRDEAIILAGNALRALEARGTVTQETEEKQMHLYTAPEDEAANYGHASNGEHHIKDSEVHGHSDTQPLVASAIRPVQRTSWMSCCGLFEAFAGSSR, encoded by the exons ATGCCAAAAGGTTCCAAGAAGAGAAAGgctgaaaagaaaaagaaggagcaAGAGGCATTGTCCCATAATCAGAGTCACAACCATCAGACACAGCCACAATCTGCTGTTTCTCATACTCATG AAAATGATGATAAAGAAAGTGAGGGTGAGGAGGTTAGTTCTCCAGCCTCACAAGACCATTCCAGTCATCAGCATCAGTTCATTGATGGCGAGAAGGAAGATGTGAAGAAGGTAGAAGATAGTTCACATGTTCAATTATCTGGTGAGAAGAGCAAATCCATTGAAGAACACAAAGATAATGGTGTAGCAGTGGAAGAGCCAAAAGCTGAAGAAAGTGTTGTTCAGATTGAGAAGGAACCGAAGCCTGCAGGTGAATTGAATGGCAATAGCATAAGTGAGGAGCGCGTTAAGATTCAGAAGGAATCAGGTAATGGAGTTGCATCTGAGAGTCTGGATGGGGAGAGTACTTTAGAGGTTGAAAAGGAATTGAAACGTTTTGAAAAAGTAAATGCATCGGTTGAGCATGTTGAACCGCAGAAGGAACACAATGATGGAGTGTTGACTGAGCGTCGTAATGATGAATGTCGCTTCATTGACAAGACAAATGTTGTGGTGGATAGTTCTCCATTTGGTAGTTCAGCAGAAGCAGTTAATTCCTTCTGTGAAGGTCTGGCTGAAGTACCTAATCCCATTCCAGTTGGGGAAGTTTATGGTTCAGTAGCAGAACCTGACTCTGATACTGTTCCAGAGGAGAAGATTAGCAGAGATAGTAGTAGTCCAGGTCATAGTTTGTTGACTTCTAATGTAGTCAcagaaatgcatgaaaatgggAAGAAAGATGTGGCTGTGATGGATCAGAATGATAGGAGTTTGCCAGTCCTTGTGGACTTGGGATTAGAGAATAAGAGGGATGAAGCAATTATTCTAGCAGGTAATGCTTTGAGAGCTTTAGAGGCAAGGGGCACAGTTACTCAAGAAACTGAAGAAAAGCAGATGCATTTGTACACTGCTCCTGAAGATGAAGCTGCAAATTATGGTCATGCTAGTAATGGTGAACACCATATTAAGGATTCAGAAGTTCATGGGCACTCTGATACACAG CCGCTGGTTGCTTCTGCTATACGACCTGTGCAAAGAACTTCATGGATGAGTTGCTGTGGTCTGTTTGAGGCATTCGCTGGATCAAGTAGATAA